ATTCACATAGGCATCAAAAAGTTTTCTTTTGGCAAGATTCATTCCCCAGCCTCCGACCAATGAATCTGCAGTTGCTTTTTTATATCCGGCATCAGATCTTGGTCCCCATAGCTGCACATGGATATTGCTTTCAGGAGTGTCTCCCCATGGAAAGTTACCATAGTCATAAGCAGCAGTACTGGTATAAGAAATTTCGAACAAAGATTCTTTTCCGAATTCCCCCGCTCTGGAAAATGCATCTCCAACAGACTCCGCCAATTGGTATTGCCCGGAGTTGATCACCAGGTCAAATTGCGCTGCAGCATCCGCCCATTTCTTTTGATACAGGTAAACTTTACCTAAAAGCGCCTGGGCAGTTCCTTTAGCCGCACGGAAACGATCTGCTTTGGAATAAGCACTTTTCAATGGCAATACGGCAATGGCTTCTTTCAGATCGGATTCAATCTTTTCATAAACCGCTGCTTTCGGAGTACGACCAACAGAAGAGTATTGGTTCGGATCAATTTCATCCGTAACCAACGGTACATCTCCCCACATGCTTACAAGTTCAAAATAATTATAAGCCCTTAGAAACTTCGCTTCAGCGATAATCCTTTTACGGATATCCGATTCAGGACTAACCTTGTTAATGATCTTATTGGCCCGATACACTGCGATATAGCATTTTTGCCATACCACAGATACCTTATCGTTCTGAGAAGTAGCTGAGTATTTATCCAGCTCCTGATAACCAGGCTGATCTCCACCATTTGCACCACCTGCATTACTTTCATCTGAAGGCATAATCTTCAGC
This region of Pedobacter steynii genomic DNA includes:
- a CDS encoding RagB/SusD family nutrient uptake outer membrane protein, with translation MKTFIIKTAILGMATLFLASGCKKFLDQEVPGRLDEKEFYKTDADANLAIVGTYDIMQSDYYKGGWNSMLMLKIMPSDESNAGGANGGDQPGYQELDKYSATSQNDKVSVVWQKCYIAVYRANKIINKVSPESDIRKRIIAEAKFLRAYNYFELVSMWGDVPLVTDEIDPNQYSSVGRTPKAAVYEKIESDLKEAIAVLPLKSAYSKADRFRAAKGTAQALLGKVYLYQKKWADAAAQFDLVINSGQYQLAESVGDAFSRAGEFGKESLFEISYTSTAAYDYGNFPWGDTPESNIHVQLWGPRSDAGYKKATADSLVGGWGMNLAKRKLFDAYVNAGDVVRRKQIIMSREELIAGGGEFPATGVYDFDGCFQRKYGSYISQSASTPNAVIEVNYGTNWRFIRYADVVLMAAEANFRAGAESKGLGFLNLLRSKRNMSQLSGLGGDALFKAIVLERQLELAFEGFRWLDLVRWDLAQQELGPLGFVKGKHELLPIPYNDVITAHLAQNPGYN